The Flavobacterium piscisymbiosum genome includes a region encoding these proteins:
- the pheS gene encoding phenylalanine--tRNA ligase subunit alpha, whose amino-acid sequence MIDKIKQHIEEAKAFNDKNKESLEQFRIKYLGSKGLLKELFSEFKNIPNDQKKDFGQVINTLKAVAEEKVRVIQEELESKQEVKGMFGDLTRAAEPVIIGSRHPISIVKNQIIDIFANIGFNVSEGPEIEDDWHNFTALNLPEYHPARDMQDTFFIQTNPDVLLRTHTSSVQVRYMENHKPPIRTISPGRVFRNEAISSRSHCIFHQVEGLYIDKDVSFADLKQTLLYFTKEMFGKSKIRLRPSYFPFTEPSAEIDIYWGLKTETDYRITKGTGWLEIGGCGMVDPNVLKNCDINPDEYNGFAFGMGVERIAMLLYQIGDIRMFYENDVRFLEQFKANI is encoded by the coding sequence ATGATAGACAAGATAAAACAACATATAGAGGAAGCTAAAGCCTTTAATGATAAAAATAAAGAATCCTTAGAGCAATTCCGTATTAAATATTTGGGGAGTAAAGGATTGTTGAAAGAACTTTTTTCAGAGTTCAAAAATATTCCAAACGATCAGAAAAAAGATTTCGGACAAGTTATAAATACTTTAAAAGCTGTTGCCGAAGAGAAAGTTCGTGTTATACAGGAAGAACTTGAAAGCAAACAGGAAGTCAAAGGAATGTTTGGTGATTTAACGCGTGCAGCAGAACCGGTAATTATTGGTTCGCGTCACCCTATTTCGATCGTTAAAAACCAAATTATAGATATTTTTGCCAACATTGGTTTCAACGTTTCCGAAGGTCCGGAAATCGAAGACGACTGGCATAATTTTACTGCATTGAACTTACCGGAATACCATCCGGCGCGTGATATGCAGGATACATTTTTCATCCAGACCAATCCTGATGTGTTGTTGCGTACGCATACATCATCTGTTCAGGTGCGTTATATGGAAAATCACAAACCGCCAATTCGTACTATTTCTCCGGGACGTGTATTTCGTAACGAAGCAATTTCGTCACGTTCTCACTGTATTTTCCACCAGGTCGAAGGTTTATACATTGACAAAGATGTATCGTTTGCCGATTTGAAACAAACACTGCTTTATTTCACTAAAGAAATGTTCGGAAAATCGAAGATTCGTTTACGTCCGTCATACTTTCCATTTACAGAACCAAGTGCCGAAATTGACATTTATTGGGGTCTGAAAACCGAAACCGATTACCGTATCACAAAAGGAACCGGTTGGTTAGAAATTGGAGGTTGCGGAATGGTAGATCCTAACGTTCTTAAAAATTGCGATATCAATCCGGACGAATACAACGGTTTTGCTTTCGGAATGGGAGTAGAGCGTATTGCAATGTTATTGTACCAAATTGGCGATATCCGTATGTTTTACGAAAACGACGTTCGTTTCTTAGAGCAATTCAAAGCAAATATATAA
- a CDS encoding CvpA family protein, translating to MSFFDIIVAALLAFSLYKGIQNGLFVEIASFISLLLGIYIAIKFSSFMKELIMKHVSWNPNTIQVTAFILTFILVVIGVYFLAKILTGIADFAFLGWANKLGGGFFRILKTILIMSIFIALFEKMNFNETFAKKETLDKYYFYNPIKKVAAFVYPSIEKWYDTFKEEHAKSSEEKSNETTTEKE from the coding sequence ATGAGTTTTTTTGATATTATTGTTGCTGCTCTTTTGGCTTTTAGTTTATATAAAGGAATCCAAAACGGCCTTTTTGTAGAAATCGCTTCTTTTATTTCGTTATTGTTGGGAATTTATATTGCGATTAAGTTCTCTTCGTTTATGAAGGAACTCATCATGAAACATGTTTCCTGGAATCCGAACACAATACAGGTTACGGCTTTTATCCTGACTTTTATTCTGGTCGTAATAGGCGTTTATTTCTTAGCCAAAATCCTTACCGGAATTGCTGATTTTGCTTTTCTGGGATGGGCGAATAAATTGGGTGGAGGTTTCTTTAGAATCTTAAAAACGATTCTGATTATGAGTATTTTTATCGCCCTTTTTGAGAAAATGAACTTCAATGAAACGTTTGCTAAAAAAGAAACGCTCGATAAATATTATTTTTATAATCCAATAAAAAAAGTAGCGGCCTTTGTTTATCCTTCAATTGAGAAATGGTATGATACTTTTAAAGAAGAACATGCTAAAAGTTCTGAAGAGAAATCAAATGAAACTACTACCGAAAAGGAATAA